Genomic segment of Hymenobacter aquaticus:
GTTTATTGCCGGGCCAGGCCGTCGGTCTGGTTCAGCATGCGCTGGGTCAGATCTTGCAGCAGGCGGCGCAGGGCCAGGTCTATTTCCGTGAGCTTTTTGTCGCGCAGGCGGCCCGGCCGGGTATACACCAAGGTTTCAATCTTGCTCGTTACGGGGCCGGGTGCGCTGTATTTGCCAGCCCGGGCGTAGCTGGGCTGGGTGTAGGTCACGTTGGTCAGCACGTAGCGGTAGGCGCCTTCCTGGGCGGTTATCGTCACCCGGCAGCCGTACGACTCCTGGCCGTTCTTAAGCCGGACCTGGGTGCTGACGCGGCCGGTTTCGGGCGTCGCGCGCAGGGCCGAGCCTTGCGCCGGCCCGCGAAGCTGGGCGGCCCACTCCCGGGCCCGGGCGTAGAGCTGGGCCTGGGCCACGCCCTCTACGGGCACCGTGGCCGCGTACACCACCGTGTGCGTGTGGGCGTCCAGGGGCAGGGGCGAAAACTGGTACGGCTGCTGGGCGGCAACCGGCCCCCCGATCAGGAAAAGCAGGGCAACGAATAAGGCTTTCATGGGTGGGTCGAAAGCAAAAGAACGTATACGCAAATCAGGGCCGGCCGATCAGGTTGATGAGCTACCAACCAGTACAAAGCTGCCCAGCAAAGGTAACAGCCCTCGGTTTGCGTCGTGCCGGCCTGGGTACAGGCCGGATCCGCCGGCAGCTTCCCGCTGGCTTGTTCATTGGCACTAAACGCCAACGCCCTTACTCGTGCTCCACGGATAAGGGCGTTGGGATGTAAAGGCCGGCCGGCGGGGACAGAATGCCCCGCGCCGCAATGCCTGCGGTGTATTAGTTTTCGGGCCGCAGCGGCACGTTATTGAACTGGTTCAATATCAAACCCGGCCTGGGCCACCGATTTCATAATCAGCTCAGGAATCGGGTTTTCGCCTTCCACGGTCAGGATTTTGTCGGGGTTGGTGGTATCTACGCTCCACTTCTCCACGCTGGCTTCGGCGTCGAGGAAGGGCGTGACGGCGCGCAGGCAGTTGGCGCAGTTGATGCTGGTTTTGAATTTCAGGGTTGACATCAGAAGTAGCGGTAAGGGCCGTAGCGGCTGGGCGAACAGCGAGGCGGCGGGTGAGAGGTGGTTGTATTCAACGAATACAAAACAAAAATAGTGGCCCGGCAGCCAGGTGCTCGTACAGGCTTTGGCGGCCGGAGTGCAGAGTTTTGCCGTATTTCACGGCCGCGAAAGGCGCAACTGGCTCGTGTAAGCCCGCTGTGGCCGGTGCCCCTCTCTCGTATGACCCACCCCGAGTTCTGGCAGCTGATTGCCGCTTCGCGCGCCGCTGCCGCCGGCAACCAAACCGCCCAGGCCGATTTTCTGTCGGAGCAGCTGGCCACTTTGGAGCCGGCGCAGATTATCGAGTTTGAGTGCCGGCTGCGGGAAAACCTGCGGGAAGCCGATGACTACGGCATTTTGGCCGCCTTGAAAATCATGGACGGCTACGTGTCGGACGACTCCTACCTGTACTTCCGCGCCTGGCTGGTGGGGCAGGGTGAAGCCGTGTTCCGCAGCGCCTTACAGCAGGCCGACAGCCTGGCCCAAGTGGCGCAGGAAGGGTATCAGGAGTTTGAAAACCTGCTCTACGTAGCCACCGAAGCCTTCGGGCGGCGCACCGGCCGGCCGGCCGAAGACGAATCCTTCCCGCGCAGCGTCGCCGCCGAGCGGGGCCTGGACTACGACCTGGGCTCCGAAACCAAAGGCACCGACTGGCGCGAAGAGCAGCTGCCCAAGCTGCTGCCGCGCCTATGGAAGAAGTTCGGAGGATAAGAAGATACAGCTTGACACTTCTGTGTAAGCCGACACTTCCATTCCGCTACTATGGCCCCTTTTGTAGGCTTATGGCTCGTTTCACTGTTGCCATTCTGCCTTTAGCACCGACATCACGATTTTATCGTGGAACAGGCCGTTGCGGCAGCAGGCCGCCCGCAGGCGTCCCTCCACCACAAAACCGGCCTTGGTGTAGGCTTTTACGCCACCCAGATTCGATTCGGAAACCGTGAGCATGATGCGGTTGAGCTGGTGCACCGTAAAGCCTAGGGTGAGCACCTGTTTCGTCACCTCTGTGCCTACTCCCTTGCCCCAGTAGGCTTTTTCGCCAATCAGGATGAAGTATTCGCCCGACTGGTTGGTAGCCGAAAGATTCGAAAGGCCCGCATAGCCAATCAACGTGTTGGTCTCTTGCAGATAAATACCCAGGTTCAGGCTTTTCTCATCCCGTAAGGTCGCCGCGAACCAGTGGTCAATCTGCGCCGTCGTCTTCATCGTCTGGAAAGCGGACAACGAATAGTGCACGACTTCGGGGTCGGCAATCCAGGGGTAGAAGCAAGCACCTTCTTCCGGCTGCATGCGGGCGAGCTTTATCATCGCAGGTTTTCAGCGAAGATAAGACCCTGCTTTTCTTAAACGACGAAACAGCTTGTTGGCCGCAGCCCCACTATGCTGGCCGCTGCGGGCGTTTTTCCAGAATCAGGTTGGTACGGAAGGTGTTCAGACTCTCTTCCAGGCCCACGGGGTACACGTGCGGGTTCAGGAAGCGGCGGATGCTGGGGTCGAGGCTCTGCACCTCGCGCTGAGCGTGGGCCCGGCTTTGCTGCAGCGTGGGCAAGGTTGCCACCAGCTCGCCGCCCCGGAACACGGGCTCCAGCAACTCCCGGAACTGGGTGCTGCGGATCGGCCGGCGGCGGGTGGGGTCCACGGGGTCCACGATGGTGAGGTGTTCGGGCAGGGGCTCGGCCGAGTTGTAGAGCATGTCGGCCCGGGGCTGGCCTTTCTCGGTTTCGTAGCGCCGCACCTGCAGAATGCCCGGAATGCTGGTTTTGGCCAGCTGCTCCGATATTTTGACCGTGTATTCCCAGCCCGAGTCGTCGGCCCGGCGCAGGGCGGCCAGCTTGTACACGCCGCCCAAAGCGGGCTGGTCGTAGGCCGTAACCAGCTTGGTGCCGATGCCCCAGGTGTCGATGCGGGCCCCCTGCTGCTTGAGGCTGACGATGAGGTTTTCGTCGAGGTCGTTGCTGGCCACGATGCGCGTCTTGGGGAAGCCGGCTTCGTTGAGCAACGCCCGGGCCTCGCGGCTGAGGTAGGCCAGGTCGCCGGAGTCGAGGCGGATGCCGCCCAGCTCGTGGCCTTTTTCGCGCATGCGCCGCGCCACGCTGATGGCCCGCCGCACGCCTTCCAGCGTGTCGTAGGTATCAACCAGAAACACGGAGTCGTCGGGAAACGCGTCGGCGTAGGCTTCGAAGGCCTCTTCTTCCTGCCCAAACGACATCACCCAGCTGTGGGCGTGGGTGCCGCGCACCGGAATGCCGAAGTGCTGCCCGGCCAGCATGTTGGAGGTGCCGTCGGCCCCGCCCAGGTAGGCCGCCCGGCTCGCGCCCAGCCCCCCGTCGAAGCCCTGGGCCCGGCGCAGCCCGAACTCAAACACCTGGTCGTCGCCAGCGGCCTCCCGGATGCGGGCCGCCTTGGTGGCAATCAGCGTCTGGAAGTTGACCAGCGTGAGCAGGGCCGTTTCCAGCAGCTGGGCTTGCAGCAGCGGGCCTTTGATGCGCATCAAAGGCTCGTTGGCAAATACCACGGTGCCCTCGGCAATGGCGTCCACGTCGCAGGTGAAGCGCAGCTCGCGCAGATAGTCCAGAAACTCCTGCGGAAACATCGGCGTGCCCTTCGAGCCGCGCAGGCTGCCCAGGTAGGTCAGGTCCTCGGCCGAAAAGCGCAGGTTGTTCAGCCAGTCGGCGGCGTAGGCCAGGCCCGCGCACACGGCGTAGCCGCCGCCAAAGGGCGGGCGCCGGAAGTACAGGTGAAACACGGCTTCCCGGTCTTGCAGGCCCTGTTTCCAGTAGCCGTAGCTCATCGTGAGTTGGTAGAGGTCGGTAACTAAGCTCAGCGAGGAAGAATACAGGCTGGATAGCGGGGTGTTTTCCGGGGCGTTAGGCATGGTAGTCGGGGCAAAGCGCGAATCGGGCGGCGGCCGGGGTAGGGTAGAGGCGTAGGTTGCCCGGCCAGCCCAACCGTGGGCCGCCGCCGCAAAGGTTGGAGAAAATCATAACAGTGTACCGCGAACGGCCCGGCGGAGTTGTGCCCCCGGGCGTAGCCGGGGCCGGCTGCCCCACGCCGGCCTTATCCGGCCAACCCGAATGGCGGCAAATCCCGTGGTTTGCCTCCGCAGGCTCAGAATGATAGGCGCAGAATCCTTATTCGGCTGGGTAGTAATAATTATAGACTATTGGATGATTGGGTTTTAATTTTTTCATAATATTATTGCATTCAGGTTCGAAAAATTCAATTCGCTTTCTCGGGCCCGTCACTACTCTATTTGTTTTCTCCTACCCTCTGTTGCCGCACATGAAGAAATTTTTACCCGCTCTTGCGCTGGTGGCGTTGGCTATGCCCGTCACCGATTCCGCCTGGGCCCAAGTAACCCGGATTCCCGGGCAGCTTTACCCGGGCAGCACGCCGGGCGCAGCCGCTACGGTAACCCACGCCAGCCGCATGGCCTTGCCCGCGCTGCCCCAGGCCCGCATCCAGGCCCCTTGGACCGCCCTGGCCAGCATGAGCCAGATCCGGGGCCAGCACGCGGCCGTGGCCCTGAACGGCAAGATTTACGTGTGGGGCGGATACGTCGGGACCTACGAAAGTGCCACCACGGAATTTTCGAGCCTGGAAATCTATAACCCGGCGACCAACACCTGGAGCGCCGGGGCCAACTACCCGACGCTGGTGCGGGGCCAGGCGCATACCGTGGGCCAGGACGGGCTGATTTACAGCTTCGGCAATGGCTTCGCCGGCACCGACGCCTACCGCTACAACCCGGCCACAAACACCTGGGCCGCCATTGCGCCCCAGCCCACGGGCACCTGGGAAGCGTCGGCCATTACGGCTCCCGATGGAAAAATCTACCTGTTCGGGGGCTTCACGTCCAACAACCCTACTTCCCCCATTACCCAGATTTACAACCCGGCCACCAACACCTGGGCGTCGGGCGCCAGCATGACCGTGGGCCGGCATGGTCACGCGGGCGTGCTCGACGCGGCGGGCCGCGTGCACATCATTGGCGGTACCAACAGCACCAACGGCGGCAACACGGCCATAACGTCGCACGAAATCTACACCATTGCCACCAACACCTGGTCGACCGGGGCGGCGCTGCCCGTGGGCATCAACCAGCCCGGCGCCGTGCTGGGAGCCGATGGCAAAATCTATATTATCGGCGGCAAGCAGAGCTACTATAATAACGCGACGCCCTTCTATGCCACCACGTACGTCTACGACCTAAGCACGAACTCCTGGAGCGCGGGCACCAGCCTGCCCATCGTGCTGGGCGAAAACCGGGCAGTAACCATTGGGGGCGACATCTACACCGTGGGCGGCTGCACGGGCGCCGCTCCCTCGACGACTGGCACCCAGCAAAGCGTGCTCTACCGTACGAGCGTTACCAACAGCTACACCTGGACCGGCGCCACGTCCACCAACTGGAACGTGGCCTCCAACTGGTCGGGGGGCGTAGTGCCCACGGCCACCGACAACGTGACGATTCCGGCGGGCCTGTCGCGCTACCCCAGCGTGAGCACCCCGACGGCGGCGGCCAGCGTGGTAACCGTTAACGGTGGCGCCTCGCTGAGCATTGCCGATGGGGGCACGCTGAGCGTCGCGGGCAACTTCGTGAACAACGGTACTTTCGACGCCGCCGGCAACGCCACCGTGAGTTTGACGGGCAGCACCGCCCAAACGGTGGGCGGCACCAGCATGACGCAGTTTCGCAACCTGACGGTGGGCGCGGCCGGCGCTTCGCTGAGCGGGCAGGTGGAAATCCAGCGCCTGCTGACCCTGAACGGCAACCTGAGCACCAACGGCCAGCGCTTCCTGATCTTGTCCAACAACGTGGGCACGGCTATGGTCGTCAATAACGGCGGCGTGGTGACGGGCAGCACCGTGGTGCAGCGCTACATCGACGTGGCCAGCAACGCGGGCTTCGGCTACCGCCACCTCGCGCCGGCCGTCAGCGGGGCTACGCTCAGCAACCTGACCATCTTCCCCATTCTGCCGGGGGCGCAGCCGGCCGGACCCATCCAGTTCAACGCCGCCTACAACTCGGCCGCCGAGCCGGGCCTGGTAACGCCTTATCCCACGATTTTCTCCTACGACCAGAACCGGGTGGGCACCGTCGCGGGGCCGGCCGGCTTCAACCAGGGCTGGGCTTCCCCAACGGCCGCCAGCCAGATCCTGACCCCAACCCTGGGCTACACCATCAATGAGCCCGCCGGCAACTTCTTCGAGCTGACGGGAACCTCGCTGAACACGGGCAACATCAGCCGTGTCGGCATGGGGCGCGTCGGCCAGGCCGATGGCGGCTGGCACCTGATTGGCAACCCCTACCCGGCGCCTATCGACTGGAACCGCGTCGGGCGCACCAACCTCGACGCGGCGGCCTACGTGTACCGCTCGACCGGGCAGTACGCGGGCGGCTACACCAGCTACGTGAACGGCGTGGGCGTCAACATTCTGCCGATGGGCCAGGCATTCTTCGTGCGCGTATCGACCGTAGGCGCCAGCGGCAGCGTGAACTTCACCAATGCCTCCCGGGAAACTACCTTCTCGGACCCGGCCTACAGCCGCCCCGCCCGTACCGAAACCCGGCCGCTGCTGCAACTCACCCTGCAGCGCCAGGGCGCTACCGATGCCACCGCCCAGGACGATTTCTACGTGTATGAGGAAACCGGCGCTACTTCCGGCTTCGACTCGGCCTTCGACGCGCTGAAAGTGCAGCTCAACGGCGGCGAGCAGCCCAGCCTCTACCAGCTGGCCGGCTCCGAAGCCCTGGCTATTCAGGGCTTGCCGGCCGACAACGCCCCGCGCAGCCTCGCGCTGGGCATGTACGCGGCGGTTGGCGGCAGCTACACCTTCGTGCCGGCCCAGCTGCTGAACTTCGCAACCACTGAACCCCTGTGGCTCGAAGACAAGCTCACCGGCACCTGGCACGACCTGCGCCAGGGCGCCTACAGCGTGCAGCTGAGCCAGGGCCCGAGCACGTCGCGCTTCGTGCTGCACCTGCACC
This window contains:
- a CDS encoding heavy-metal-associated domain-containing protein; protein product: MSTLKFKTSINCANCLRAVTPFLDAEASVEKWSVDTTNPDKILTVEGENPIPELIMKSVAQAGFDIEPVQ
- a CDS encoding DUF4240 domain-containing protein, which codes for MPLSRMTHPEFWQLIAASRAAAAGNQTAQADFLSEQLATLEPAQIIEFECRLRENLREADDYGILAALKIMDGYVSDDSYLYFRAWLVGQGEAVFRSALQQADSLAQVAQEGYQEFENLLYVATEAFGRRTGRPAEDESFPRSVAAERGLDYDLGSETKGTDWREEQLPKLLPRLWKKFGG
- a CDS encoding GNAT family N-acetyltransferase; translation: MIKLARMQPEEGACFYPWIADPEVVHYSLSAFQTMKTTAQIDHWFAATLRDEKSLNLGIYLQETNTLIGYAGLSNLSATNQSGEYFILIGEKAYWGKGVGTEVTKQVLTLGFTVHQLNRIMLTVSESNLGGVKAYTKAGFVVEGRLRAACCRNGLFHDKIVMSVLKAEWQQ
- a CDS encoding nicotinate phosphoribosyltransferase, coding for MPNAPENTPLSSLYSSSLSLVTDLYQLTMSYGYWKQGLQDREAVFHLYFRRPPFGGGYAVCAGLAYAADWLNNLRFSAEDLTYLGSLRGSKGTPMFPQEFLDYLRELRFTCDVDAIAEGTVVFANEPLMRIKGPLLQAQLLETALLTLVNFQTLIATKAARIREAAGDDQVFEFGLRRAQGFDGGLGASRAAYLGGADGTSNMLAGQHFGIPVRGTHAHSWVMSFGQEEEAFEAYADAFPDDSVFLVDTYDTLEGVRRAISVARRMREKGHELGGIRLDSGDLAYLSREARALLNEAGFPKTRIVASNDLDENLIVSLKQQGARIDTWGIGTKLVTAYDQPALGGVYKLAALRRADDSGWEYTVKISEQLAKTSIPGILQVRRYETEKGQPRADMLYNSAEPLPEHLTIVDPVDPTRRRPIRSTQFRELLEPVFRGGELVATLPTLQQSRAHAQREVQSLDPSIRRFLNPHVYPVGLEESLNTFRTNLILEKRPQRPA
- a CDS encoding kelch repeat-containing protein gives rise to the protein MKKFLPALALVALAMPVTDSAWAQVTRIPGQLYPGSTPGAAATVTHASRMALPALPQARIQAPWTALASMSQIRGQHAAVALNGKIYVWGGYVGTYESATTEFSSLEIYNPATNTWSAGANYPTLVRGQAHTVGQDGLIYSFGNGFAGTDAYRYNPATNTWAAIAPQPTGTWEASAITAPDGKIYLFGGFTSNNPTSPITQIYNPATNTWASGASMTVGRHGHAGVLDAAGRVHIIGGTNSTNGGNTAITSHEIYTIATNTWSTGAALPVGINQPGAVLGADGKIYIIGGKQSYYNNATPFYATTYVYDLSTNSWSAGTSLPIVLGENRAVTIGGDIYTVGGCTGAAPSTTGTQQSVLYRTSVTNSYTWTGATSTNWNVASNWSGGVVPTATDNVTIPAGLSRYPSVSTPTAAASVVTVNGGASLSIADGGTLSVAGNFVNNGTFDAAGNATVSLTGSTAQTVGGTSMTQFRNLTVGAAGASLSGQVEIQRLLTLNGNLSTNGQRFLILSNNVGTAMVVNNGGVVTGSTVVQRYIDVASNAGFGYRHLAPAVSGATLSNLTIFPILPGAQPAGPIQFNAAYNSAAEPGLVTPYPTIFSYDQNRVGTVAGPAGFNQGWASPTAASQILTPTLGYTINEPAGNFFELTGTSLNTGNISRVGMGRVGQADGGWHLIGNPYPAPIDWNRVGRTNLDAAAYVYRSTGQYAGGYTSYVNGVGVNILPMGQAFFVRVSTVGASGSVNFTNASRETTFSDPAYSRPARTETRPLLQLTLQRQGATDATAQDDFYVYEETGATSGFDSAFDALKVQLNGGEQPSLYQLAGSEALAIQGLPADNAPRSLALGMYAAVGGSYTFVPAQLLNFATTEPLWLEDKLTGTWHDLRQGAYSVQLSQGPSTSRFVLHLHQARPLANGKANTWAGEVQLFPNPATGGAVTVAVSGVAGATAELTLLNGVGQRVWQHTAAITARELRGSVPVAGLAKGIYTLQVRSSAGLLTRKLVVQ